The sequence CGGAATTGTTGACTGCTGATGATTCGCTAATGCCTTTCCATCGCAGGTTATCTGTCAAAGGCGAATGCCGAGCGGCTTTGGATGGTTATGAGATGGTGTGGAATCCGGCTGATAACAGTTGGATTTATGCGCATATACTCGCAGATGCCTGGAATTTGTTGAATGACATTTATGAATTTGTGCCTGGCGATCACCGTCACCATGTTGATTTCAATAAATTGAACAACAATCCGACAAACATTCGCCGTTTGTCACCTGATGAACATATTAAATTGCATCATGAGAATATTGAGCGGGGGCTGCGCCGTCCCGAATCTCTTGAGAGGAGTCGTAAAACCCGTCAAAGCGCAGAATTTCGCTCAAAGATGAGTGCGCGCATGAAGCAGACAGAGACACGCCCAATATTATCTCAACAGGCAAAAGCGCAATGGGATAACCCTGAATACAAAACCTATATGGCTGAGAAATGGCTGAAATTTTACGCCTCAAATGAAGCCTACCGTCAAATGAATGCTCAACAATTGAATCAGGCACAAATTGAATACTGGGCGAAAGATGAGCATCGTCACGCACCATCCGAGCGGGTCCGCGCGTTTTTTGCAAATCATCCTGAAGTGCGCGACACGTTTTCTCAGCAAGCCAAGCAGCAATGGCAGAATCAAGATTTGGTTGAATGGAGACGCCAAAAAACTTCAGAGCAATGGACGGAAGAGTTTAGAAATAAACGCAAAAATGCCTTGCACCAAACCGATTATCGAAAAACCATTGGCGCGTTGAAACAGATTGAATTGGAGAACGGGAACCTTGACCTTGAGGCTTATCGGAATTTGCGTATTGCAACCCAAGACAAATCCCTACTTCGATTCGATACGTTTTGCAAACGTTACTTTAATGGCGACACGGCTAAAGCATACGAAGCCATTGCCAACTACAATCATCGTATTGTCAAAATCGAGAGATTAACCGAACGCATGGATGTTTATGACATTGAAGTACCCAACACCCACAACTTTGCGCTTGCCAGTGGCCTGTTCGTTCATAACAGTGCAAAGCAAGGTCGTGACCGCCGCACGCAGGCGATTTTGCCGCTCAAAGGAAAAATTCTGAATGTTGAAAAAGCCCGCTACGACAAGATGCTGTCGCATTCGGAAATCTCCGCGATGATTTCGGCGCTCGGCACCGGCATCGGCAAAAACGATTTTGACCCGACCCGGTTGCGCTATCACAAATTGATTCTTATGTGCGACGCCGACGTTGACGGTTCGCACATTCGTACCTTGCTGCTGACGTTTTTCTATCGCCAGATGCCGCAACTCATCGAACAGGGACATGTGTATATTGCGCAACCGCCCCTCTTCAAAGTCAAAAAAGGTCGCAGCGAACAATATATGCGCGATGAAAAAGAGCTGTCGAAATTTCTGCTGCGTAAAGCAACTGAAAATGTGACGGTCACCGTGAAAAACGCCGGTACGCAATATAAAGGCGCGGAACTTCGCAAGGTGCTTGAAAAACTTTCCGAACTCAGCACCTATGTTGAAAAGCTGGAACATCGTCTGCACGACCGCAAACTGGTCGAAACCATCATTGATGCTTTTGCCGGGGTGAAAGGCGTACTGGCTTCCCGGGAAGGGATGAAATTGCACGAGGTCTTCGCTAAAGAGAGCCTTTTGCAAAAAGTGTCATCAGCGTTGGAGAAAGCCGGATACGAAACCCTGCTTGAACAGGACGAAGAGCATAGCATTTACGAAATCGCCGTGGTTCGTTCGCGCAGCAGCAATCGCTTGATGATTGATTGGGAACTCGCAACCCACGTCGAATTTCAAAAAGCCATTCAACTGTATGGCGACCTGCGGGAACTGAGCGCGCCGCCATTCGAGATTGCCGATAACGGCAACAGCGCGACGGTTGAATCACGCGATGCGCTGTTGGAACACATTATGGGCGCGGCGAAAAAAGATTTGACCATCCAACGTTATAAAGGTCTGGGCGAAATGAACCCCGAACAACTCTGGGAAACCACGCTCAATCCAGACAAACGCACGCTGCTCAATGTGCAAATCAACGATGCCGTTGAAACCGATGAAATGTTTACCGTGTTGATGGGCGATGCCGTTGAACCGCGTCGTCGGTTTATCGAAGATAACGCGCTTGAGGTTAAAAACCTCGACATCTAAAACAAGCGTTTGGTCGATGAATACAATTGGTCTATCGAGTTTGGTCATTCACCTAACTTGATAGACCAATTCAACCCATCGCCTTTCATTGATTAAAAGTATACAAAATCCGCGATGCGTGATTTAGAATAACCACAGATGTTGTCCCCTTCATCAATTCACTGAATTCACCAAAGCCCCGCAATCAATCAAGCAGGTTTGCCCTTAGGCGCACCGATTCAACCTTTTGAATTTGTGCTGAAAGCCCTCAGAAGTTGTGAGGTAGATGCAAAATGTTTGGAAAAGAAAATCCCGTACTCTCAATCAAAGAAATCAAAAACCGGTATGTCAATGAATGGGTAGCCCTGGCGATTGCCGAAACCGATGCCGATGGCTTTGCCGCCGCAGGCGAAGTCATCACCCATGACAGAGATGAAAGTTTTGTGTGGACGGCGGTAAAACTGCGAGAAGTCGAAGACCCGATTTATGTCTTTTTCACCGGCACCAGGCGCAAGTTCCGAAACGTCGCGTAATGAATCAAAGCCGCTTCTTTAAAGCTTTGACGCAATCGCTCGCATAAAAACATCCAGGCTGATATTGCGTCCCGAAATAATCGCCGCTAGCGATTGACCTGTGAGTTTCGGCGAATGCAACGCCGCCAGACTCACCGCCGCAGACCCTTCAATCATCACATGCTCTTCGCGCGCAAATCGGTAAAGCGCCTCACCAATTTCCGCTTCACTGACAGTAATCATGTCATCGACGAAGCGCTGCACAATCGGAAACGTAATCGAACCGGGTTCGATGTTTCCCGCAAGCCCATCGGCAATGGTGTCGTCTTCGATGACTTCAATAATCTGCCCGGCTTTCAAAGCTTCCATCATCGTCGGCGTTGTAGCGGGTTCCGCGCCATAAATTTTGATTTGCGGATTCAAGGCTTTTGCGGCAAGCGCGATGCCGGCAATGAGTCCGCCGCCGCCAACCGGAATGACCATCGCGTCAAGGTGCGGCGCGTCTTCCAAAATTTCAAGCGCGATGGTTCCCTGTCCGGCAATCACTTCGAGGTCATTATAAGGCGAGACAAAAGTTTTGCCGCTTTCGCGTTCCATTTCACGCGCGGCGCGCTCGGCTTCGTCATAATTTGCGCCACGTTCGATGAGGGTGACGGGGAAGCGACGAATGGCTTCGACTTTGGCGCGCGATGCGGACTTTGGCACCACGATAGTTGCATCGATTTTCAAAACCTCAGCGCCGCGCGCGACCGCCAATCCGTGATTGCCCGCTGAAACCGTCAACACGCCGCGCGCTTTTTCTTCATCGCTGAGCGCCGTGAGTTTCGCCATCGCGCCGCGCAATTTGAAAGAGCCGGTCTGCTGAAAGCATTCCAGCTTTAAAAATATTTCGCGGCTGAGTTCTTTCGTAAGCCATCGCGAATACTCGGTCGGCGTGCGCCGCACCCATTCGGCGATGCGCGCGCGCGCCTGCTTCACTTGTTCGAGAGTAACTGAGTTCATAAAAATTTGAATTTCAGTAAATATCCAAATCGCGGGCTGAGACCACTTTGCCCGAATAAAATTGCTGCACCTCTTTTACCAAATCTGCTTCGCTGGTTCCCCAGAACAGTTGATGATACAAAATCAACAAACCGGGTTTGGTTTGCGTGGCGAGATCAGCGAGTTGGCGTGAAGAGGTATGAAAATTCGCATGATATTTTTGCCATTCGGGAGGACGGCGCGCAAACCCTGCGGTTGAATAGACCTCGTGAATCAACACATCGCAACCATCGCAATTGTCAATCACACTTTTTGCGGGCGTTGCATCACCTGAGATAACAATGGTTTTGTCGGGCGTTTCAAACCGAAAGCCGAACGCCTCGCGCCACGAGCCATGCGGCACGCGAAAGGCTTTCACGCGGACATTTTTATCCTGATAAATCATGCCGGGTTTGAGGTCTTCGGCAATCACCCGATAGCCGGTTTTGTTTGAGGGTTCCAACCCTTTGGTGCGGATTTCAATATCTTCTCGATAAGCCTGCAACAAATGATGAGACATGGTTTTGATGCCGCGTGGCCCGAAAACTTTTAATGGCTCCTGACGTTCCAGTGTCCACGGCGTGAAGATTAAATCGGCAAAACCCAACGTATGGTCAGAATGCAAGTGGGTCACGAACGCGGTTTTGAGTTTATCGACTTTCAATCCGGTCACGCCTTTTTGATAAGCGGCGGCGGCGCGACGCACCACGCCGGGTCCGCAATCAACAATGTAAGGCGTGTCATTGACGACAATCGCCACGCTTGGTCCCGAACGTTCGGGGTCGGCATTGGGTGTGCCGGTTCCAAGCATCACGATTTGCGTAATTGGCTGCTTGTTCGTTTGCGAATTATCGCTTGCGGGTTTGGTCGTATGGGTTGATGTAGCAACGACAAAAATAAAAATCAACGACAGGCAAGACATTTTGTATTTCAAGGAAATCACCTCCAAAACAATGCCAGGATGATTAATTGATACGCTCCATCACGGCGGCAAAAAAACCATCGGTGGCGTGAAGATGCGGAAAGGTTCTAACAAATCCTTCGCGGGTGATGCAAACATCCGGCGCGTTCGGCGCAAGCAATCGAAACCCTGAATTCATTTGCAGAAAATTCTGTACAACCGCTTCGTTCTCTTGGCGTTCGATTGAACAGGTCGAATAGACCAGTTTGCCGCCTGCTGCGACGACACTTGCGGCGCGGTCGAGTAATATCGCTTGCAAAGTTGCGAGCCGCTTGAGGTCATTCACCACCAGTCGCCATTTGATTTCAGGATTGCGCCTGAGCGTTCCGGTTCCCGAACACGGCGCGTCAAGTAAAACCCGGTCAAATGATTTTGCGCTTTCAACGAAGGGCAATCCTAGGGTGGCATCGCAAGCGACGGCGTCAACCGAAGTCACCCCCAACCGGTTGCAGGTGGTCATCAAGGTTTTCAAACGATGGGAATATAAATCGGCGGCAAGGATTTCCGCTTGATTATCGGTGAGCGCGGCAAGCAGCGAGGTTTTAGAACCCGGCGCGGCGCACATATCGAGAATGCGCTGTGCGGGTTTGACATCGAGTAATCGCGCGATGAGTTGCGAGGCTTCGTCTTGAATATAAATCCGCCCGGCTTCAAGGGCGCGTGTGAGGCTCGCTATTGAACCCTGTTCGACTACGAAAGCCTGACGAGCAATTTTAGAAGGCGCGATTTGCACACCGGCTTTGGTCAATTCGTCCAGCACTTCATCAACCTGTGCTTTCAGGGTATTGACGCGAAAAGCGAGCAAAGGCGTTTGATTATTGGCTCGCGCAAGTTCTGTGGCTTCAGTTTCGCCAAAGGTTTTTATCCAGCGTTCGAGCATCCAGCGCGGGTGCGAAACGGCTATCGCCAATTTTTCGAGCGCGTCGTTTATGCCTTCGCCCGGTTGGTCTTCGAGATGCCTCGCAGCGTTGCGAAGCGTTGCATTCACAAACGGCGCGGCGCTTGATTTGCGGGCAAATTTTACGAGTTTCACTGATTCATTGACCGCCGCCGATGGCGGAATGCGGGTCAGGAAACGCAGTTGATAAAGCCCCAGGCGAAGCGCCAGCAATACCGCTAAATCCAACTTTGCAATTTTTCGTCCGGCATATTTTTTGATGAAATAATCGAGGGTTTTTTGTTGGCGCAACACGCCGAGCACCAGTTCCTGGGTTAGCGCCTGATCTTCACGCGAAAGTTGGTTGAGGGATGCCAGCAACACCGATGCGTAAGCGTTTTCGGAAGCGACACGATTGAGAATTTCAAAAGCCACGCGCCGCGCGTGAGTGATTTCGGGGTGTTTACCTGACGGGGATTTTCGTTTTGCAGATTTCATCAAGCACGTCGATTATAGCGCAGCGCCGGTTCACGCGCCTGCAAAGATTACTCGACGGATTGTGAATTCCAGGCGTATTCACTTTCTTCATCTGCGGTAGTGGGGTTCGCGAAAATTTTATAACGAGCCGTCAGCGAAGCGGAGATGGCAGCCAGAAAACAGAATATCGGCGAATAGGCGTGCGATAACAGCGCCCCGGAAACCATGAAGCCGACAATACTGACTTCGATTGCCGAAGCCAGCCACCACAATTCCTGGGCTTCGGTTGCGTCACGCGCCAGGCGTCGCGCCCTGCGCGCACCCAAAATTGCCGTGATGATGATTGCCAGAAAACAGAGGATGCCGCCGACACCGAGTTCCGCCATGACTTGAATGAACGAGTTGTGCGGCGAGATATAAATGTGACCGTCGGATAAAACCCGATGCGCTTCGTTAAACGAGCCGATGCCTACGCCGGTCAGCGGATGAGTGATGAGCATTTTTATGCCGTTTTGCCAGACGCTTTTTCGCCCATGCCCATCCTGCATATTGTAGTCCTGCTCCAACGCAAAAATCGTATTGATACGATTCCAGAACGAAGCCGGCGCAGCCACCACGAAAAGCGTCGCGCAAACGAGCAGCCCGATTAACACATATTTTCGCGCTTCACTTGATGAGCGAACGAAAATGAACAGGCTGATGACCACCAAACCTAAAAAGCCGCCGCGCGAAGCCGTCTTCACCATTCCTAAAAGCATCAAGCCGATAGCGCAAAAGAGCAGGAGGCGAGATTTGAAACTTGCTTCTTTCATCAGGAAAAAAGCGAAAGGCAGGGTGACGACAAACAAGAGCGCCAGATCGTTTACATCATAAGTGCCGCCCACCATCATTCGTTGTTCGGCTTCATAAATCGAAACTTCGGGACCAAAGCCGGTCATAATCGCCAGCACGATCAGCGAACAACCCAAAACCAACGCCCCGGCAATCATTCGCGATGAGCGATTGTCTTTTGCGCCCTGCACCAACAGGTAAGCGAACACCACATTTTTGACAAAGGTTTCCATCAGAAAATTAACGCTGCCGCCGCGCCAGTAAGAGAACGGCAGGGTTAAAACGCCAAGAAGCAGAATGCCAAGCAGATATTTAAATTGGGGGATGTCACCTAAACGCCAGCGATTGGCAATCAGATGCGGGGTGGTAACAAAAATGATGGCAACCAGAGCGACGATGATTTTAACCAGCGGCAAACCATTCAATTTGGGAAAAAGCTGCATCAACTGCGTCACGAAAAACAGCGTCAATACCGATACGCCCAGCACAAACACCGACGGTTTGGTTTTCGCCGCCGCTTCAGACCGCGTTTCACTTTTACTCGCTTCGAGTTCGGTGTTGTCGGTGAATTCAAATGATTCGTATGTGCTGCTCATTTTGTAACTTTCTGTGATTATTCACCGCGCACCCAGACATTGCGTTTGCCGAAAATAAAGTAGAATAAGCCGACAATCGCCGCGGCGTTCATCACTGAAAAAACATAGACGACATTAAAAATTTTTACCCTGATTTTACGTTTAGCCAGAAGCCAACCAAACAACACACTCAGATAAAACCCCGATTGGAAAGCCAGCGCAGTTTTATAAAAAAGCGCCGCCAAATCACCCGCGTTTTGCAGGCAAATGCTGATATTGGCAATCAGCAAAATCATCATCAGGATGGGCGCGGCAAGGCGCAGCAATTTATGCGACCAGAATTGCCATAACAACAGATTGTTGGGAAATAACAATCTTGGCATCAACTGGCAGAGTTGATAATTGCCTGTCAGCGTCCGTGCTTTGCGGGAAAACTCGCGCCTTGCAGATTGAGGAGCACGGTCGTGCGCGGCGGCTGCGGGTTCATAAATGACGCGGCTGCCGCTTAAAGCGATTTGCATCGGCGTATAGACATCATCAAGGATAGTTTCCGGCGGCAAGGCTTTCCACAATTTTTTACGAATCGCATAAATCGCCCCGGTTGCGCCAATGATGGAATTGAACCTGCCTTCGTTTTGACGAATCCACGCTTCGTATTGCCAATAAAAGCCGACACCTTCGACCACCGTTGAACCGCCGGGTTTACTTATTACATAGGAACCGGAAACCGCGCCGACGGTGGCATCGGCAAAATTCGCAGCCAGTTCTTTGAGCGCCTGTGGTTCAAAGCTTTGTCGCGCATCGGCAAACACCAGGATGTCGCCGCTGGCATGTTGTACGCCGAGATTCAAGGCGCTCGGTTTGCCCCTGCGTTCCGGGTAATGCAACAGGCGCACGCTTTGACTGGTGAACGATTCTGCGCATTCAACGGTGCGGTCGGTTGAGCCATCCGAAACCACAATGATTTCCAAATGGGTTTTCGGATAATCGCTTTGCAATAGATTGTGAATTCTTGCGGCGATGTTTTTTTCTTCATTCAAACAGGCGATGATGACTGTAAGATGTGGCGTAAACGGTTGTTTGCTAACGTGTCTTCCGCGAAAGCGCGCAAGCATCCACACCGCGAGTGGATAGCCGACAAAGGTGTAAAGGAGTGCTGCTATGGAAAACCAGAAAAGAAATTTTGCCATGTTTGAATCACCGCAAATTAAACGTGAGCCAAAGCCTTCTGACAAGTTAAATTCGTAACTGTGTTCTGATTCCTGATTTGTTTATCAACGAATGGAAAAATTATTCGATTGACCATTTATTGGTTATTGAAGCCATCTCAGGTGTGCATCTCGATTCTTGGTTAGCGCCATATGATTAAAACAAATTCTTCCACTGATTCCAGTTTCAACATCAGGAAAGGTTTACCTGACCGCGATACCCAGGTCATCAGCAATGAAGCGTTTCATAAAGTCGAAACCCACAATGCTCAGCCGGAAATTTTTCCCAATGCTTTGCCTGATAAAAAAACATTAATCATTGGCAGCCTTTGCATCACCATTTTTGTCACGGCTTTTGTTCTGTTGTGGTGGAATAAATATCTTGGCATTACCAATGACGGCTGGCATTTTTTTCACGCGCAGAGAATGTTGAATGGCGAAATTCCTTATCGTGATTTTTATCTCTTCATTCCGCCGCTGCATCCTCTGCGACTGGCGCTTGAAATCAAACTATTCGGCAATTATTTAATCGTTCCGCAAATTTTCGGACTCCTTGAACGCTTGATTTTATTCGTGGTTTTATTCATCTGGCTGGCGCGCTTTTTCCCGGTCAAATACGCCTGCATAGGAGTTATCGCCGGAGCGGTTTTTTATCTCGCGGATTATTCCGAGACCCTCAGTTCATTGCATCACGAAGCGGTTTTTTTTCCGACACTAGCGGCTTTCAGTTTAAGCGCCGCTTATAGCAAATCTCATCGCCAAACCCGTTGGTTGATGGTTGCCGGGTTTTTTGCTGGACTCGCATTTTTAGGAAAGCAGACCTCGGGGCTTGGCATCACGGCAGCAATTCCCGGGTTTTTGATTTTCGCGGACTATAAATCCGGCTGGCGGTTGTTGGCGAAAAAGCTCGCGGCATTCGCCGCCGCTTTCATCTTGCCGGTCGGGATGGTTTTCAGTTGGCTTGCCGCAAATCATGCCTTTTCGCCGTTCATCGAACAGATTTTTCTTAAAGGTCCCACCAGTAAAGGCTCACTCGCGCAATTGCTGATTCGCCCGATTGCCATGACGCTTGAAGAACCTTATATGCGGCGCACGGCATTTTTGGCTCTGGCAATCATTATAGGGTGTGCTTATTTGATTTATCGCAGCAGAGGCAAAGCGACCAATCCCACAACCAACCGTCAGCTGTTGGTTATCACCACCGGCGCGTTTTTATCATTGGGCGCGGGAATAATGATTGCGAAATTGACGACGCTTTCTCTGCAATCCTATTTTGCCAAACTGGTTGAACAATTGCCGATGTACATCAGTCAAATCGGCATCCTCGCCATGTTGATTTATATCGCTCAACGATTTTTTCGCGGGAAATTCAACAAACAGGATTTACCCCTCGGCGCGTTTGTGTTTTGCGGCGCGGCGATTATTCTGACCCTCTCTTTTTCGTGGTCGGTTTATGTGTCGATGATTATTCCGGCGTTGCCTTTTTTAATCGCTTTGGCGCTCACCCATCTCGACAAGCGCCGCTTGACAGGTTTTGCGCGTTTTGGACTGCTCGCCGGATGCGCGTTGCTGATCATGTTCACCGTCGCGCAAAAACTTGAACGCCCTTATAACTGGGCGCACTGGATCGAACCGAGTGTCGAACAGGCGACAGTTGCTTCAACGCTTCCTGAGTTGCGTGGTATTCAAATGTCACCTTTAACCAGAGAGCGCGTCGAACGCATCACTCAGTTGATGCAAACTCATGCAAGCGAAACCGAGCCGGTTTTTGTCTATCCGCATCTGCCGATTTTTTATAGCCTCTCGCATCGTCGTCCAAGCACGTTTGCGAGTGTCCATTTTTTTGACGTCAATCCCGATTATGTCGCCAGACAGGATGCCGCCGAACTTTTGCAACATCCACCGGCGGTTATTGTCGATTTTCAGTTTACGCCTGAACAGATTGCCAATAACGAAATGCTGTTTCGCGGCGGCGCGCCAAGCGGGCAACGCGACATCGTTGACGCCATTCACCAATTGACGGTTAATTACCAGTTGCTCGAAAGCTACAGCTTGCCGAAAGGTAATGTGATTCGCGTCTGGGCAAAAAAGTCATGAAAGCGTAGGATGCAAACCATGCGTAAGTGGGAACCGCAGCTTAGAATTTTATATTTCGCGCCGCGTCTTTGCGTCCCGACCAATACCGGCGCGCACCTGCGCAATTTTCATCTCACGCGTGAACTGTCACAATCGGCGCGCGTGGTTTTTCTCTCTTTCCCGAATCAGGATTCAGAGACCGCTGTTGATACAGATGAAACCAAGGAATGGGGTGTCCAACGTGTAGTGACAGTGCCGCGAGCCGGCGGTTATTCTGCCGGTAAAATTTTGCGCGGCGCGGTTGGCAAAACCCCTTTGCCGATTCTCAACTACACCACAGACGATATGCACGAAACCCTTGCGCGATTACTCGATGAAGAAGATTTTCACATCGTGCAGATTGAAAGCGTGCAACTGTCCGCTTATCTGCCGACGATTCGCCGGGCGCGCTCAAAACCCTCAATCATTTGCGACTGGCATAATGTCGAATCGGAATTGATGCAACGTTACAGCGAACACGCTACGAATCCTGCCCGAAAAATGTATGCGCGAATGACAGCGCGGCGTCTGGAAGCGGTTGAACGCCGCGTGTTGCGCGATTGTGATGCCCATTTTACGGTCAGCCAACGCGACCGTTTGCGACTACTTGAGATGAACCCGAAGGCGCAAATTTCGGTTGCCGATAATGGCGTCGATGCGCGGCATTATTCCCCGCAAGCCTGTCAAAAAGCCTATGAACATTGGCTAAATAGCCTATCGGATAATTCTTTAAAAAATCGTTCGGCAATCAACGGACGCCCACGTTTGTTATTCGTCGGTTCGATGGATTATCACGCCAACATTGATGCGGCGCTCTATTTCGCGAATGAAATCTGGTCGGAGGTTTACCAGAAACACCCTGAAATGATTTTCACTATCGTTGGTCGCAATCCCGCAAAAGTGGTGCAGGAGTTGGCGAATTTACCCGGCATCGAAGTCACCGGCACTGTTGATGACGTGCGCCCTTTTTACGCCGAAGCCTTTGCCTCGGTTGTGCCTTTAAGAGTTGGCGGCGGTTCGCGTTTAAAAATTCTTGAATCAATGGCTGCGGGGGTGCCGGTCATTTCGACGCGACTTGGAGCCGAAGGCATAGCGGTGTGCGATGGCGAAAATATTTTACTTGCCGATAGCCAAGCGAGTTTAGCGCAGCACATATCACAGGTTCTTATTAATCGGGAATTGCAGAATAAATTAAGCCAAGCCGCGCAGACGCTCGTGCATAAAGGTTATGACTGGTCGGCAATCGGTAGCGTTTTATTGAACGCTTATGCGAAGCTATCGCAAGCCAATCGCTGGTCTTTTGAAAGCACCGGTGTCACGCTGACATCTTAGAAATCATTGTTGAACGGCTTTTATCGGGTGAAAGCGGTTTTCAAGGAACCAAACATTTCATGAAGTTACTGGCAATCATCGAAGCGGGTTCGATCACCGGACCTGCAAAAAATCTTCTGGCATTTTGCGAGAACGCCCGCTGTCATGCGTTTGATAATTTGCCGCGCATTGAAACCACGCTTGCGACCTTTCAAAGAGCCGGTTCTGCAAACTCATCGAATGAATTCATCGCCTGCGCTCAAGAGAAATCCATTCCCATCGAAATCATCGAAGAACGGTTTCGTTTCGACACCCGCATCATTGGTGATGTGAAAAAGCTGGTCAACCAATTGCAGCCCGAGGTCATTCAAACGCACAACGTCAAATCGCATTTTTTAGTGAACGCATCGGGACTGTGGCGCGATATTCCCTGGGTGATCTTTCATCACGGCTACACGGCGACCGATTTCAAAATGCAGCTTTACAATCAACTGGATCGCATCTCGATTAGAAATGCGGCGCGCGTCGTCACCATGAATCAGGCATTTGGGCAGCACCTTGAAGCCATTGGCGCGAAATCTGCAAGCATTAGAATTTTGCACAATGCGGTTGACGTCGAAAATCTGACGAATATCAATCAACAGGAAACAGAAAATTTAAAAACCCGTTTGGGCATCGCTGATAATCAACCCGTTGTAATTGCCATCGGACGATTATCGAAAGAAAAGGGACACCTTGATTTAATTCGCGCCTTTGCGCGGTTGCTTGAACTCGATGCGCAAACATCAGCCAGATTGTTGATTGTCGGTGATGGTCCTGAACGCCCTGTACTTGAAGAAACGGCAAATAATCTGGGACTCAAAGCGCGTGTGGTATTTGCAGGGCAAATAAGTGATGTGAAGCCATTTTACGCGCTGGCTGATTTGCTGGTTTTGCCTTCACATTCTGAAGGCTCGCCCAATGTTTTACTTGAAGCGATGGCGGCGCGTGTGCCTGCGATTGCGACAGCGGTCGGCGGCG comes from Acidobacteriota bacterium and encodes:
- a CDS encoding O-antigen ligase family protein, yielding MSSTYESFEFTDNTELEASKSETRSEAAAKTKPSVFVLGVSVLTLFFVTQLMQLFPKLNGLPLVKIIVALVAIIFVTTPHLIANRWRLGDIPQFKYLLGILLLGVLTLPFSYWRGGSVNFLMETFVKNVVFAYLLVQGAKDNRSSRMIAGALVLGCSLIVLAIMTGFGPEVSIYEAEQRMMVGGTYDVNDLALLFVVTLPFAFFLMKEASFKSRLLLFCAIGLMLLGMVKTASRGGFLGLVVISLFIFVRSSSEARKYVLIGLLVCATLFVVAAPASFWNRINTIFALEQDYNMQDGHGRKSVWQNGIKMLITHPLTGVGIGSFNEAHRVLSDGHIYISPHNSFIQVMAELGVGGILCFLAIIITAILGARRARRLARDATEAQELWWLASAIEVSIVGFMVSGALLSHAYSPIFCFLAAISASLTARYKIFANPTTADEESEYAWNSQSVE
- a CDS encoding glycosyltransferase family 2 protein: MAKFLFWFSIAALLYTFVGYPLAVWMLARFRGRHVSKQPFTPHLTVIIACLNEEKNIAARIHNLLQSDYPKTHLEIIVVSDGSTDRTVECAESFTSQSVRLLHYPERRGKPSALNLGVQHASGDILVFADARQSFEPQALKELAANFADATVGAVSGSYVISKPGGSTVVEGVGFYWQYEAWIRQNEGRFNSIIGATGAIYAIRKKLWKALPPETILDDVYTPMQIALSGSRVIYEPAAAAHDRAPQSARREFSRKARTLTGNYQLCQLMPRLLFPNNLLLWQFWSHKLLRLAAPILMMILLIANISICLQNAGDLAALFYKTALAFQSGFYLSVLFGWLLAKRKIRVKIFNVVYVFSVMNAAAIVGLFYFIFGKRNVWVRGE
- a CDS encoding glycosyltransferase family 39 protein; the protein is MIKTNSSTDSSFNIRKGLPDRDTQVISNEAFHKVETHNAQPEIFPNALPDKKTLIIGSLCITIFVTAFVLLWWNKYLGITNDGWHFFHAQRMLNGEIPYRDFYLFIPPLHPLRLALEIKLFGNYLIVPQIFGLLERLILFVVLFIWLARFFPVKYACIGVIAGAVFYLADYSETLSSLHHEAVFFPTLAAFSLSAAYSKSHRQTRWLMVAGFFAGLAFLGKQTSGLGITAAIPGFLIFADYKSGWRLLAKKLAAFAAAFILPVGMVFSWLAANHAFSPFIEQIFLKGPTSKGSLAQLLIRPIAMTLEEPYMRRTAFLALAIIIGCAYLIYRSRGKATNPTTNRQLLVITTGAFLSLGAGIMIAKLTTLSLQSYFAKLVEQLPMYISQIGILAMLIYIAQRFFRGKFNKQDLPLGAFVFCGAAIILTLSFSWSVYVSMIIPALPFLIALALTHLDKRRLTGFARFGLLAGCALLIMFTVAQKLERPYNWAHWIEPSVEQATVASTLPELRGIQMSPLTRERVERITQLMQTHASETEPVFVYPHLPIFYSLSHRRPSTFASVHFFDVNPDYVARQDAAELLQHPPAVIVDFQFTPEQIANNEMLFRGGAPSGQRDIVDAIHQLTVNYQLLESYSLPKGNVIRVWAKKS
- a CDS encoding glycosyltransferase family 4 protein codes for the protein MRKWEPQLRILYFAPRLCVPTNTGAHLRNFHLTRELSQSARVVFLSFPNQDSETAVDTDETKEWGVQRVVTVPRAGGYSAGKILRGAVGKTPLPILNYTTDDMHETLARLLDEEDFHIVQIESVQLSAYLPTIRRARSKPSIICDWHNVESELMQRYSEHATNPARKMYARMTARRLEAVERRVLRDCDAHFTVSQRDRLRLLEMNPKAQISVADNGVDARHYSPQACQKAYEHWLNSLSDNSLKNRSAINGRPRLLFVGSMDYHANIDAALYFANEIWSEVYQKHPEMIFTIVGRNPAKVVQELANLPGIEVTGTVDDVRPFYAEAFASVVPLRVGGGSRLKILESMAAGVPVISTRLGAEGIAVCDGENILLADSQASLAQHISQVLINRELQNKLSQAAQTLVHKGYDWSAIGSVLLNAYAKLSQANRWSFESTGVTLTS
- a CDS encoding glycosyltransferase family 4 protein; translation: MKLLAIIEAGSITGPAKNLLAFCENARCHAFDNLPRIETTLATFQRAGSANSSNEFIACAQEKSIPIEIIEERFRFDTRIIGDVKKLVNQLQPEVIQTHNVKSHFLVNASGLWRDIPWVIFHHGYTATDFKMQLYNQLDRISIRNAARVVTMNQAFGQHLEAIGAKSASIRILHNAVDVENLTNINQQETENLKTRLGIADNQPVVIAIGRLSKEKGHLDLIRAFARLLELDAQTSARLLIVGDGPERPVLEETANNLGLKARVVFAGQISDVKPFYALADLLVLPSHSEGSPNVLLEAMAARVPAIATAVGGVPEIATHNETAWLVNARDTQAMAQAMRTLLTERAWALQLAENAQQHIIKHHSPDARLRSLLEIYREVVPTSIENQVSVARW